The Flavobacterium sp. N2270 genome contains the following window.
TCAACATAAAAATAGTACTGATTTTGTTCCTAAAGGTTATGTTATTTTTGATAAATCTTTTGGGGATTTAAATAAAGACGGACAAGAAGATTGTATTCTTATTATAAAAGGAACAAATAAAGACAATATTGTAATAAATAGATTCGACGAAAAAGTTGACCGTAACCGAAGGGGAATTATCATTTTATTTAAAACTCAAGAAAGTTATCAATTGGTAACAATGAATTATAATTGTTTTTTTTCTGAGAATGAAGATGGTGGTGTTTACTTTCCTCCAGAGCTTTTGGTAAAAGTAGAAAGAGGAAATTTAATTATTCATTATGCGCATGGACGATATGGATTTTGGCGTTATACTTTTAGGTATCAAGATGCAAACTTTAAATTAATTGGGTATGATGAGAGTAGTGGAGGAATAGTTATAAGTAAAGAACTAAGTATTAACTTTCTAACCAAAAAGAAATTAATTAGAGAAAATACTAATGAAAATGCAGTTGGCGGAGATGAGGTTTTTAAAGAAACTTGGAGTAAAATTGCAATAAATGAACTAATACTTCTATCAGAAATTAAAGATTTTGAAGAATTTCGTATCCCTTATTGATTAAACACAAAAAAATATGGAAGTAATACTAATACTTTTTCTTTTATTAATTGTATTCCTTTTTTTGTATTTCATTTTTAAGATAATAAAATGGATTTTGAAAGACAAAACAAGAATTAAAGGGACTGCTACTTTAGCCGCTGTATCGGTTTTGTTAATACTTATAAATAAAGTGTTTTTTACAAAAATGGAGTTTATTCAATCTAAAGCAATATCTAATTTATACATTGTTAAAAATCCAGTAGAACATAAAGATTCATTGCACAATGAATTGAAAAAAGTTGTTCTAAAAAAAGTGAATAATGAAGTTCTTAACCAAATTGAAAAGTATAAAAAAATAAACCCAAATGATTCAATTGTAGAATTGAAATACACTATTGATTTTTATGAATATTCCAAAGGTTCAATGTTTATTCCTTTTGGTGATGCAGGAACTTATTATTTTATAGAACATGAAGAAGATCCTGGAGGATTTAGTGTTGAAGTTTTAGACATGTACACAAATTATCACATCGCATCATTTAATTTAAAATTTTGTAAGGATGATACAATTAATTATTTTGGAACAATAGATTATTATAATGGTTGGAAAATTATTAAAACAGATACATTAATTAATTTATGTAAATAAATGAAAAGCAAACTCCTTATAGTATTTTTAATTTCAAGCCTTGTTTTTGTTGCTTGTAATTCTAATGTGAAAAATAAAAACATCAATTCTCAAAAAGTAGATATTGAAAAGCTGACTGAAAATTTGACAGAAAAAATTATCTCACCAAATAAATTAAGTGAAATATGGCAAAGTCTTCCGTTAAAACAATTGCCAATTATAGATACAACTTCTTTTGATAATATAAATGATAATAAGGTTTTTAATGCGGAACAATTAAAATCGTTACAAATTGAAGCAATTTATCCAAATTTTTTTGAAGAAAATACTCATTTCAAAGTAAGTCCATCTTATAAAATAAATTTATCTAAAGAATTTTATACCATTGTAATAAATGTTTTTAAAGGAGAACATGAATTGGAAACAGTTTTAATCAATTACGATAGTTCAAATGAAAATTTGATTGATTTTAAAATTATTGCTTATGATGAAATTGCAGAAAGTATTTCCAAAAAAAAGTCTAAAATAGAAAAGGAGAGCATTACAATTAGTGACGAATTTTATTTGGAAGAAACTAAAATTGAAGTTTCAAAATTTCATATTAACAAAAATGGTGAACTTAATCCAATTAAAACTGAATTCACAAGTGTTATAAGGCCAAAAAAAGACATTTTATTAAACAAAGTTTATGTCGATACAATTCAATTTTCATCTTACAATGATGATTATGATTATAAATTGTTGCTGGGAAAAAAGAAAGGGAAATCAGTATCTTTAGTTTATAATTGGGAATGGGAAACGAATAAAAAACTAAACTTCAAGCATGATGATTATATAAAAGTCACATGGAAAATGGACAGTATTTTCGTCGCTGGTGATGGAGAAACATTAGACTTCAAAGAAAGAGCTATTAATGCAGAAAAAATTAAATTTTAAAATATTCAAGAAAGTATCAAATGAAAATTATTATCACACAACTTTTTTTCTTTATTACTATAGGTGTTTATTCGCAAGAGACTTCTCTTTTAGATTCTGTTTTAGGTCAATTAAATTTAAAAAAATCAAAAATTAAAACTGAATTAGTTGTTTTTAAAAGTTTTCCTAATAATTTAAACGAAACAATAATTGTGATCCCGGAAATAGTTGATGAAGGTGAAATGTATTTCGAGTTGAATAGTCATATCCTTATAATTGATAGTAAAAGTGGAAATATAAAAAGCTACTTTTTTGAAAGCTCAAAGACTAATAATTGGATTTCAGATGCAATACAATTAACTGAAATTACAATTGACACAGCTCCTTATAAAGTTTCAAAAAATGAACGTGCATTTGGAATTAGATTGCATTTTATAGGTAGTTCTCGGCCAAATCCTTATGAGAACGAAATAATTTCATTATTTGTACAGTCAAAGAACAAATTAAAAAAGATTTTAAATAATTATGAAATTTCTTATAATGGAGGAGAATGGGATACAAATTGTGAAGGTAAATTTGTTGATGAAAGAAAAGTGCTTATTATTTCTAATAATAAAACAAATGGACTTTTTGATATTTTAGTAAAAAATAAAATTTCTGAAACAACTAATTATATTAATGAAAATGGTGAATGTAATTATATTGAAAAAAATAAAACTAAAAAAAAGAGCCTAAAATTTAATGGGTATGAATACAAATAATTCAGACTTTTAAATAATATTTTAAAAACGTATATTTTTTTATATTTATAAAGAAAAATTGTAATAAGATTAAATTATAGTTAAATTGATTTTTTTGTAATTTATATAACACTTCAATACTTTCAAATTTATTACTTTTGAACTTTATAAATAATACAATACAATTATGTCAGATACAATAGAGAAAGTAAAATGCTTAATTATAGGTTCAGGTCCTGCAGGTTATACTGCAGCAATTTATGCAGCTAGAGCAAACATGAACCCTGTTTTATATCAAGGAACCCAGCCTGGAGGTCAATTAACTACTACAAATGAAGTAGAAAATTTCCCAGGTTATGTAGATGGAGTTACAGGACCAGAAATGATGATTCAATTACAAAGTCAAGCACAAAGATTTGGAACAGATGTTCGCGATGGTTGGGCAACAAAAGTTGACTTTAGCGGCGATATTCACAAAGTTTGGATTAACGACACTAAAGAAATACACTGTGAAACGGTAATTATTTCTACAGGAGCTTCTGCTAAATATTTAGGATTGCCTTCTGAACAAAAATACCTACAATTAGGTGGTGGAGTTTCTGCATGTGCAGTTTGTGACGGATTCTTTTATAGAAATCAAGAAGTTGTAATCGTTGGAGCAGGAGATAGTGCTTGTGAAGAAGCACACTATTTATCTAAATTATGTACCAAAGTTACTATGGTTGTAAGAAAAGACGAATTTAGAGCGTCTAAAATTATGGCTGAACGTGTTCAAAAAACAAAAAACATTACTATTATGTTCAATACTGAAACTGATGAGGTTTTAGGAGACGGACAAGTGGTTACTGGTGTAAGATTAAAAAATAATGTTACTGGCGAATTAACAGAAATTCCTGCAACTGGATTTTTTGTTGCTATTGGACATAAACCAAATACAGATATTTTTAAAGATTATATTGATTTAGATGCAACAGGTTATATTAAAAATATTCCTGGAACTTCTAAAACTAACGTAGCTGGTGTTTTTGTAGCTGGTGATGCAGCTGATCATGTGTACAGACAAGCAATTACTGCTGCTGGTACTGGTTGTATGGCTGCATTAGATGCAGAACGCTATTTAGCTTCAAAAGATTAATTTAAATTATTATATAAAAAAATCCCGAATTTAATTCGGGATTTTTTTATGTTTATTTCTGAGTAATTCTTATTTCTCTTTTTTATACAAAGTCGTATTGTTGGTAAATTTTACAATTTCAATTTTTGGTTCACCTAATAACTCAATTTCTGATTTTCCTGCAGCCGAAATTTTAATGTTTTTTGCCACATTTACACTTGCTTTAGCATAACTTTCTACAGTAATATCTAAATTTGAAATAGTGAATTTTTTAGCAATTAAATCTGAACTGTTATCAAGTCTTACTTTAGCCATTGAAGCATCACCTTCTATTTGTGCCTTCCCTTTTTGGTATAAATCTATCTTCACTTCTGGCGAAGCAATTAAGGCTTTTAATTCGGCATCCTTGCTAACTTCTACAGTTGTATTATCTGCTTTTATATTTAATTCTGCTTCTGACTTATCGTTTAACATAATTGCAAAAAACTTAGATCTTACATTTAGAAATGAACGCGAATTGTCGTAATTTTTAACCGTAATATTTTCTAATTCTATATCTGCTAAAGCATGAATTTTAGTATCATGTTTTGCAGTAATAAGCTTTAAATTATCAGTGTAGTTTATTCTAACAGAAAATTTCTTTTCTCCGTAAACGTCTTTTAAGGAATTTATTCTTAATGTGTTGCCTAGAATTGTGTAATTGATAATATCATGTAAATTGTCATCTGCTTCTATTTCTAAAGATGCAGAATCTGCTTTTACTAAATATATTTCTAGATTGTCTTCAACATCAATGTTTTCAAAGTTTTCTAATTTTTTAATACTAAGAGTAACAATTTTAGAACCTTTAATTCTTTCTTTCTTTTGTCCGAATGTTAATGAACAGGTAAAGACAATTAAAAATAAAAGTGTAATTTTTTTCATTATAAATTTTATTTGTTTTTTTAAATAGTAGCTCAAGAATCATTCCACTTTATAACTAATTAGGAATAATAAATAGAGAAATACTTATATGACAAATATAAAAAAAAACATCAGTGTTATTACTGATGTTTGATTTTTGTATTACTTAAAATATAGATTCTATAATGTTAATGATAAAAGTAAACACAAATTCTATTATTTGGACAACTAGCTTTATCATGATTGATTTTTTTTTGGATTAGTAAATTTAAATAAAAGTGTTTTTCTTGCTGTTAATTTTTTATTAATTCTTTGTTAAAAGACTTATTTTAATATTTATTCTTTATCAACACTTCCGCCAGATGTTTCTTCTTTTGTGATTTTTGTAGGTTCTTGAATGTAGTCAATAGAACTTCCGCTTGATGCTTTTGCATCTAATTTTACAATTGGATTTACAGTAGTTGAACTTCCACTTGTAGATTGTGCGAAAACTTCATTTACAGCAAGGTTACTGGCGTCTATTTCGCTTCCGCTAGACGATTGTGTTTCTAGACGCAAAGCTTTTCCAGATGCTTTTATTTCACTTCCGCTTGTAGATTCGCAACTTACACTTTCGTATTCTAATTCTACATCAATTTCACTTCCGCTACTTGATTTTAAAGCAATAGATGAGCCGTTTAATTTATTTTTTGATGTTATAGATGAGCCACTTGAAGATTCTAAACTTGAAATTGTTTGCATCTTAACTCTAACTTTAATTGCAGACATATTATTTATATTTCCATCGATTTTTACAATTAGAGTTCCGTTTTCAACTTTAGTAATAACATATTCAATTAAATTATCATCAGTTTCTACTTCAATTTCAGTAGGACTTCCTTGTTCTATTATAACATCAACACCTGAACTAGCAGAAATTTTAGTAAATTTTTGATCGATATTTCTTTTTTCAGAAATTATATTTCCGCTTCCGTCAATACCGTTTCCAAAGTTTATATTATGTTTACATGAAGTAAAACCTACTAATATAAATAGAGCGAATAATTTAATTGTTGTTTTCATGTTTAACTAGTTTAGTTGATTTCTACTTTTATTTTTTTAATTTCAGACTTGATTTCGTCTTTGATTTCATTTTTTATTTGATCAATATCTTCTTTAGAATTACTTACTTTCTTTACTAAAACTCCATTTTTATCATAATATAAAGTGGTAGAAATACCAGGGTTTGAGTCTTCATTAATTTCTATGTCAATATTGTCATTATTTAAACAATTTAAACAATCCATCTCAGTTCCGTTTACTTTATAATAGAATCCTTCAGGACCGTAATATTTACTAATGTCTGAATTATTAGAAGTTAAATAATCGGTTATTGATTCTTCAGGAAAAATTACAAATCCATTTGGTAAATAAAGATAAATATGAACCTCTTGATCTCTGTATTTGTTTTTAAAATCGGTAACAAAATAATTGTCTAATTTAATTTTATTTCCTTGAATATCAAAATGATAGTTTATTTTTTCTGCTCTATTCTTAGCTTCAGTAATTGATTTTCCATCGGCAGTTTTTTCAACTTGAAAATAAGGAACATCTTTATCTGTATTCATTAAATGCAATCTCACATTTGTAGAGTAAATAACTTCATTGTTATTTTCGTCGTGTGTAAACTTACTTGAAGTTTTTCTGCTTACGCTTTTAGAATAGAAATCATTTACTTCCATTTTTATAAAAAGTGTATCAGTAGGCTGAATAT
Protein-coding sequences here:
- a CDS encoding head GIN domain-containing protein — its product is MKTTIKLFALFILVGFTSCKHNINFGNGIDGSGNIISEKRNIDQKFTKISASSGVDVIIEQGSPTEIEVETDDNLIEYVITKVENGTLIVKIDGNINNMSAIKVRVKMQTISSLESSSGSSITSKNKLNGSSIALKSSSGSEIDVELEYESVSCESTSGSEIKASGKALRLETQSSSGSEIDASNLAVNEVFAQSTSGSSTTVNPIVKLDAKASSGSSIDYIQEPTKITKEETSGGSVDKE
- a CDS encoding DUF2807 domain-containing protein — its product is MKKITLLFLIVFTCSLTFGQKKERIKGSKIVTLSIKKLENFENIDVEDNLEIYLVKADSASLEIEADDNLHDIINYTILGNTLRINSLKDVYGEKKFSVRINYTDNLKLITAKHDTKIHALADIELENITVKNYDNSRSFLNVRSKFFAIMLNDKSEAELNIKADNTTVEVSKDAELKALIASPEVKIDLYQKGKAQIEGDASMAKVRLDNSSDLIAKKFTISNLDITVESYAKASVNVAKNIKISAAGKSEIELLGEPKIEIVKFTNNTTLYKKEK
- the trxB gene encoding thioredoxin-disulfide reductase; the protein is MSDTIEKVKCLIIGSGPAGYTAAIYAARANMNPVLYQGTQPGGQLTTTNEVENFPGYVDGVTGPEMMIQLQSQAQRFGTDVRDGWATKVDFSGDIHKVWINDTKEIHCETVIISTGASAKYLGLPSEQKYLQLGGGVSACAVCDGFFYRNQEVVIVGAGDSACEEAHYLSKLCTKVTMVVRKDEFRASKIMAERVQKTKNITIMFNTETDEVLGDGQVVTGVRLKNNVTGELTEIPATGFFVAIGHKPNTDIFKDYIDLDATGYIKNIPGTSKTNVAGVFVAGDAADHVYRQAITAAGTGCMAALDAERYLASKD